The following coding sequences lie in one Armatimonadota bacterium genomic window:
- a CDS encoding DUF1579 domain-containing protein yields the protein MSLPSFVQPLVGMWNGSSRLNLPWPPENPRLLSCESTLELTLGTSEAYAKIDYSWTYEGEAQSGFILLTCDGEKGTASMGWSDSWHQNSSVLHLTGMVSDAKVTCLGHYTWEDSEPFGWEIELTSEDGNLVLRMVNIEPSGQREWAVEAIYRRV from the coding sequence ATGTCGCTTCCAAGTTTTGTTCAGCCGTTGGTGGGAATGTGGAACGGTTCGTCGCGATTGAATCTGCCGTGGCCACCAGAGAATCCGCGATTGCTGTCTTGCGAGTCCACGCTGGAATTGACGTTGGGAACGAGCGAGGCTTACGCCAAGATCGACTATTCGTGGACATATGAAGGCGAGGCGCAGAGCGGGTTCATTCTTCTCACCTGCGACGGGGAGAAGGGGACGGCGTCGATGGGATGGAGCGATTCTTGGCACCAGAATTCGAGCGTTCTGCACCTAACGGGCATGGTTTCGGACGCCAAGGTCACGTGCCTTGGGCACTACACTTGGGAGGATTCGGAGCCATTCGGGTGGGAGATCGAGTTGACTTCGGAGGACGGGAATTTGGTTCTACGGATGGTGAATATCGAACCGTCGGGGCAGAGAGAATGGGCGGTCGAAGCGATCTATCGGCGGGTTTGA
- a CDS encoding DUF1328 domain-containing protein, producing the protein MLHYAVVFFIIAVIAAIFGFGGIAGAATSMAQLLFVIFLIGFVISLLLGRRRTI; encoded by the coding sequence ATGCTACATTACGCAGTCGTGTTTTTCATCATCGCGGTCATCGCGGCGATCTTCGGCTTTGGCGGCATCGCCGGTGCTGCGACCTCCATGGCGCAGCTTCTATTCGTGATCTTCTTGATCGGATTCGTGATCTCGCTTCTTCTCGGCCGACGCCGAACCATCTAA
- a CDS encoding EamA family transporter, with protein sequence MDSDARRTGWPLVSLAAMLWASDLVLRPKAHAAGISSIQIVLFEHLALAIIFIPFLALRRAEWTGLSFKNWLGILFIAVFGSALATIMLTEAYRLGSPLLTILLQKVQPVVAVALAGVALKEKRKPLFWPLFVLALVATYLLAFGFAGIESAFESPQLASILLALGAATIWGTCTVVGRAAIKDLSPPVMAGWRFIIALPFLVLANFGVPAPAGAHVSVDGLWPIALIVLLPDALGMTLYYLGLKRTPASLAALAELAFPVTALVLGLISSPSTLQIGQWVGLVLLLACLQAIQATKSIEQEPTLVGQLKARL encoded by the coding sequence ATGGATTCCGATGCGAGACGAACTGGGTGGCCGCTCGTCTCGCTGGCGGCCATGTTGTGGGCGTCGGATTTGGTCTTGCGGCCGAAGGCGCATGCGGCGGGAATCTCTTCGATCCAGATCGTCCTCTTCGAGCACCTTGCTCTGGCCATCATCTTCATCCCGTTTCTCGCTCTAAGAAGGGCAGAATGGACGGGGCTCTCGTTCAAGAATTGGCTTGGAATCCTTTTCATTGCCGTCTTCGGCTCGGCGCTCGCCACCATCATGCTGACCGAGGCGTACCGTTTGGGATCGCCACTCCTGACGATCCTGCTTCAGAAGGTGCAACCAGTCGTGGCCGTCGCGCTGGCGGGAGTGGCGCTGAAGGAGAAGCGCAAGCCGTTGTTTTGGCCTCTGTTTGTCTTGGCTTTGGTGGCGACGTACCTGCTGGCATTTGGGTTTGCCGGGATTGAATCGGCGTTTGAGTCGCCTCAGCTTGCTTCGATTTTGCTTGCACTTGGCGCGGCGACGATCTGGGGGACCTGTACGGTCGTCGGCCGAGCCGCGATCAAGGACCTTTCTCCGCCGGTCATGGCGGGCTGGCGATTCATCATCGCATTGCCGTTCCTCGTGCTGGCGAACTTCGGGGTTCCGGCCCCGGCAGGGGCGCATGTCTCGGTGGACGGTTTGTGGCCGATCGCGCTGATCGTCCTCCTGCCCGACGCGTTGGGGATGACACTGTATTATTTGGGCCTTAAGCGAACACCGGCGTCCTTAGCCGCCTTGGCCGAGCTAGCCTTTCCGGTCACCGCTCTTGTTTTGGGGCTGATCAGCAGTCCTTCGACGCTTCAGATCGGGCAATGGGTCGGACTCGTTCTGCTTCTGGCTTGCCTGCAAGCGATCCAGGCGACGAAGAGCATCGAACAAGAGCCAACGCTGGTGGGCCAATTAAAGGCGCGACTCTAA
- a CDS encoding glycosyltransferase: MIKCPTQQTIAFLSNYVPIQCGISTFAKNLFDAMEPQRSDVRLKVLAVDDGANPVGFPPEVFQTIRKHEQGDYCKAASYLGSSEVDKICVQHEFGIYGGPAGSYLLDALDGVEKPIVVTLHTVLDSPTSEQRIVMQSLVRRAAKLVVMSKRAIQMLAEVYGVDKQKIAMIHHGAPEATEALSPTLEEPCLMTFGLLSPDKGIEHVIRAMPDILRRSPKTRYLIVGATHPQVKAQQGEAYRRGLHSLVDELEIGHAVEFVDRFLTHGELIDYLRRADIYVTPYTRREQITSGTLAYALTAGKAIVSTPYWYAEEILSEGRGILIPWENSEAIAEAISDLICNDERRIEIQQRALAFGRSMHWPAVGAKYHTILDKIEVPQPRPVRRIRDMTPMIKETIPELSLIHLRRMTDDTGLIQHAYFSVPRYSEGYCLDDNCRALLLTGLIVEANDLPPIGLADLACTYLAFVAYALSPQTGKFRNFFSYESQWVEQEGSEDSQGRALWCLAGFAARCSQRSHRECAMKLFGETVSSMESWLSPRSLAFGLLGIEQLFGREEFTSNLQLLAETGAERLSNSRKEHYRRDWPWFEPYLSYCNATLANGYLAASRILGLRQMQDDAIESLEWLWNIQDGGTFFDPIGCDQVYQRDGERPEFDQQPVEVGSMISACLAAFRATRDEIWRNRAWKCFDWFFGENRLGIPLCDQQTGACYDGLQPSSVNLNQGAESTLAYLTACEEMKLAGIHQPIAQLDPATVRLM; the protein is encoded by the coding sequence ATGATTAAATGTCCTACTCAACAAACAATTGCCTTTCTGAGCAACTATGTGCCCATTCAGTGTGGAATTTCGACCTTCGCGAAGAACCTATTCGACGCAATGGAGCCTCAGCGCAGCGACGTCCGACTTAAGGTACTGGCCGTTGACGACGGCGCAAATCCAGTGGGGTTTCCTCCCGAGGTTTTTCAGACAATTCGGAAACATGAGCAGGGTGATTACTGCAAAGCAGCGAGCTACCTTGGCTCAAGCGAAGTTGACAAAATATGCGTTCAACATGAGTTCGGAATTTACGGGGGGCCGGCAGGAAGTTACTTACTAGACGCGTTGGACGGAGTCGAAAAGCCAATCGTGGTGACTCTTCATACGGTCTTGGACAGCCCAACCAGCGAACAAAGGATCGTTATGCAGTCTCTGGTTCGCCGTGCCGCCAAGCTTGTCGTGATGAGCAAGCGAGCGATCCAAATGCTTGCGGAAGTCTACGGTGTAGACAAACAAAAGATTGCCATGATCCACCACGGCGCACCGGAAGCCACTGAGGCTCTTTCCCCGACCCTGGAAGAGCCCTGCCTGATGACCTTCGGGCTGCTTTCGCCGGACAAAGGCATCGAGCACGTGATTCGAGCAATGCCTGACATCCTGCGCCGATCGCCAAAGACTCGATATCTCATTGTTGGTGCCACCCATCCGCAAGTCAAGGCTCAACAAGGCGAAGCCTATCGACGTGGCTTGCACAGCCTGGTCGATGAACTGGAAATTGGTCACGCAGTGGAATTCGTCGATCGTTTTCTAACACACGGCGAATTGATTGACTACTTACGTCGAGCCGATATCTATGTGACTCCTTATACAAGGCGCGAGCAAATTACGTCGGGCACGCTAGCCTACGCTTTGACGGCCGGAAAGGCGATCGTTTCGACGCCCTATTGGTATGCCGAGGAGATATTGTCCGAGGGAAGGGGCATCCTCATTCCCTGGGAGAACTCGGAGGCTATTGCGGAAGCCATTTCCGATCTCATTTGCAACGACGAAAGGCGAATTGAAATCCAACAGAGGGCGCTCGCCTTTGGACGTTCGATGCATTGGCCGGCCGTGGGAGCGAAGTACCACACCATTCTCGACAAAATCGAGGTGCCACAGCCAAGACCCGTCCGGCGGATCAGAGACATGACTCCGATGATTAAGGAAACCATTCCCGAACTAAGTCTGATCCACCTGCGGCGGATGACCGATGACACCGGCCTGATTCAACACGCCTATTTCTCGGTGCCGCGGTACTCCGAAGGCTACTGCCTCGACGATAACTGCCGGGCCCTACTTCTTACGGGACTCATCGTCGAGGCTAACGATCTGCCGCCAATCGGTCTCGCCGATCTCGCGTGCACCTATTTGGCGTTCGTTGCTTACGCACTGAGTCCACAGACCGGAAAGTTTCGAAACTTCTTTTCGTACGAGTCTCAATGGGTCGAGCAGGAGGGTTCGGAGGACAGCCAAGGTCGAGCCCTCTGGTGCCTAGCTGGTTTCGCCGCTCGATGTAGTCAACGCAGCCATCGGGAGTGCGCGATGAAGCTATTTGGGGAGACCGTTTCATCGATGGAATCTTGGCTTAGCCCGCGGTCGCTCGCCTTTGGCTTGCTCGGAATCGAGCAGCTTTTCGGTCGAGAAGAATTCACTTCCAATCTACAACTCCTCGCAGAAACGGGAGCTGAGCGGCTCTCCAACAGTCGAAAGGAGCATTACAGGCGAGACTGGCCGTGGTTTGAACCCTACCTGAGCTATTGCAACGCGACCCTAGCCAATGGCTATCTGGCCGCCAGCCGAATCCTTGGGCTCCGGCAGATGCAAGACGATGCGATCGAGAGCCTCGAATGGCTTTGGAACATACAGGATGGCGGCACATTCTTTGATCCTATCGGGTGCGACCAGGTCTACCAACGGGACGGAGAGCGACCGGAGTTCGACCAGCAGCCGGTTGAGGTAGGAAGCATGATATCGGCCTGTCTAGCTGCCTTTCGAGCCACGAGAGACGAAATCTGGCGCAATCGCGCCTGGAAGTGTTTCGACTGGTTTTTTGGGGAGAACCGTCTGGGAATTCCTCTTTGCGATCAACAGACCGGCGCTTGCTATGACGGCTTGCAGCCCAGTTCGGTCAATCTGAATCAGGGTGCGGAGTCCACACTGGCCTACCTTACGGCCTGCGAGGAGATGAAACTGGCTGGAATTCATCAACCCATCGCCCAACTTGATCCCGCCACTGTGAGGCTGATGTAA
- a CDS encoding prepilin-type N-terminal cleavage/methylation domain-containing protein, translated as MRLIHKGMTLVELLVCLSIVSVISAISYPVFKSAMISSKVSAAGQNLHQHYIAISLYQADQDASVTEGMPCQMGLPCLSATNSLDFAVRSLPPSSKNSPCGERIHDGVPTVWWLTYRPYDEDTWLKGLQNLGQNIPLVYDTNCDFPGTETNDIYAMHRGLAVSLGGSLLTKINTGNPNTPRFWGE; from the coding sequence ATGAGACTTATCCACAAGGGGATGACTCTCGTAGAGCTACTCGTATGCTTAAGCATCGTATCCGTAATTTCTGCTATTTCATATCCGGTCTTCAAGTCAGCTATGATCAGTTCAAAAGTAAGTGCGGCCGGACAAAATCTTCATCAACACTATATTGCTATTTCGCTTTACCAGGCTGACCAAGATGCTTCCGTGACCGAAGGAATGCCTTGCCAAATGGGGTTGCCGTGTTTGTCCGCAACTAATTCCCTTGACTTCGCAGTCCGTTCTCTGCCTCCTTCAAGCAAGAACAGCCCTTGCGGAGAGAGGATTCATGATGGAGTCCCGACGGTTTGGTGGCTTACATACCGACCCTATGACGAAGATACTTGGTTGAAAGGACTACAGAATCTCGGACAGAATATTCCGCTAGTTTACGACACGAACTGCGATTTCCCTGGAACCGAAACCAATGATATATACGCTATGCATCGTGGCCTAGCGGTTTCCTTAGGTGGTAGCCTTCTGACAAAGATCAACACAGGCAACCCAAATACTCCTCGCTTTTGGGGTGAGTAA
- a CDS encoding DUF2892 domain-containing protein, with the protein MMNKSINVKELNDMIQSREPIQLVDVRSPGEYASGHVPHAINIPLEQLEARFGDFTTGQVAVLCQSGRRAGMACEILESHHDGLLLVEGGTQAWMDAGLPTVCSVSNKWSLERQVRLGAGLMVLVGTILATLGYSAWIYLAMFVGAGLTFAGLTNICGMALLLAKLPWNRPSRKPLQPTQKSY; encoded by the coding sequence ATGATGAACAAATCCATCAACGTAAAGGAGCTTAACGACATGATTCAAAGTCGAGAGCCGATTCAACTCGTCGATGTCCGATCGCCGGGAGAATATGCCTCGGGCCACGTGCCCCACGCGATCAACATTCCGTTGGAACAGTTGGAGGCTCGCTTCGGCGACTTCACCACCGGCCAGGTCGCCGTGCTGTGCCAAAGTGGCCGACGGGCGGGAATGGCTTGCGAAATCCTTGAGAGCCACCACGATGGACTTCTGCTCGTCGAAGGCGGAACTCAGGCCTGGATGGATGCCGGCCTTCCGACCGTCTGCTCGGTTTCGAACAAGTGGTCGTTGGAGCGTCAAGTCCGCCTTGGCGCGGGCCTCATGGTCCTCGTCGGCACCATTCTCGCAACCCTCGGCTACTCCGCGTGGATCTATCTCGCGATGTTCGTTGGCGCCGGCCTCACCTTCGCTGGCCTCACCAACATTTGCGGAATGGCTCTGCTTCTGGCAAAACTGCCATGGAATCGTCCCTCGCGAAAGCCCCTACAACCCACCCAAAAGTCATACTAA
- a CDS encoding TSUP family transporter: protein MGWLATLFMGFVLGLLGGGGGILTVPILVGFFGLTATEATGSSLFVVGLTSTIGAGMGVAKKQTEVGPAILLAIPSMIGALASRRFLVPMIPNPILGVTKDQFLLGAFSVLMIVVGIRMFMKKKEGHEPKHNPILVVIYGLMIGVLSGTLGAGGGFLILPVLTLLLGVEMEKAIPTSLLVICIQSLGGFLGELGKPIDWKLLLSIAFVALFGMGIGLTLRERAPRKTLQLAFAYMVFAVAAWMIFRTVSMNHSPAGVALHR from the coding sequence ATGGGTTGGCTCGCAACACTTTTCATGGGATTCGTTCTCGGTCTCCTCGGCGGAGGCGGAGGAATCCTCACCGTACCAATTCTCGTCGGCTTTTTCGGCCTTACCGCCACTGAAGCGACCGGCAGTTCGCTCTTCGTGGTCGGCCTCACCAGCACCATCGGCGCGGGCATGGGCGTCGCCAAAAAGCAGACCGAAGTCGGACCCGCCATTCTCCTCGCGATTCCGTCGATGATCGGCGCGTTAGCGTCCCGGCGGTTCCTGGTGCCCATGATTCCCAATCCCATCCTGGGTGTCACCAAAGATCAATTTCTGCTCGGCGCGTTCTCGGTCCTCATGATCGTCGTGGGTATCCGCATGTTCATGAAGAAGAAGGAAGGTCACGAGCCCAAACACAACCCGATCCTCGTGGTCATCTACGGTCTGATGATCGGCGTCCTCAGCGGCACGCTAGGCGCAGGTGGCGGCTTCCTCATCCTGCCCGTCCTCACCCTCCTGCTGGGTGTCGAAATGGAAAAAGCCATCCCAACCTCGCTCCTTGTCATCTGCATCCAGTCTCTCGGTGGCTTTTTGGGCGAACTCGGCAAGCCCATCGATTGGAAGCTCCTGCTGTCCATCGCGTTCGTCGCGCTCTTCGGTATGGGCATCGGCCTCACGCTTCGCGAGCGCGCCCCGCGCAAGACCCTCCAGCTTGCCTTCGCCTACATGGTTTTCGCCGTCGCGGCCTGGATGATCTTTCGCACGGTTTCCATGAATCATTCCCCCGCCGGAGTGGCTCTCCATAGGTAA
- a CDS encoding MBL fold metallo-hydrolase, which translates to MIIRNFYDEKLAQASYLVGCAATGEAIVIDPLRDIEQYIAMANAQNLRITAVTETHIHADFLSGTRELSAATGATMYLSDEGDDLWKYAFADDPKAVLMKDGFVIKVGNLTLKAIHTPGHTPEHMSYLLTDHPAGETPHSFFTGDFVFIGDVGRPDLLERAANFVGTMEKGARVLYGSLQKIKDLPDSLLVWPAHGAGSACGKSLGGSPVSSLGYERKTNWAFQINSEEKFVDEVLSGQPEPPYYFKEMKRLNKIGPTVLGSMPNVPAKQVAEGPLIDVRSAATVRGNYYQGSLAIPSGKGLTNWAGWLLKYDEPVTLIADSQAQANQAARDMATIGLDVVAGWIDPVDLDASKFAPFEETTCQSLDGTEIVLDVRGINEWRNGHVNSSMHIPLGYLRERLNELPRDRKIVVHCASGGRSPIGVSILKQAGFEHVAEIAGGITDITLRCPTSVVTA; encoded by the coding sequence ATGATTATTCGAAATTTCTACGATGAAAAGCTGGCCCAGGCGAGTTATCTGGTCGGCTGTGCGGCGACCGGCGAAGCGATCGTGATCGACCCGCTCCGCGACATCGAGCAATATATCGCGATGGCTAATGCGCAGAACCTGCGCATCACTGCCGTCACCGAAACGCATATCCACGCCGACTTTCTCTCCGGCACCCGCGAACTCTCGGCCGCGACTGGCGCAACCATGTACCTCAGCGACGAAGGCGACGACCTCTGGAAGTACGCCTTTGCCGACGACCCCAAGGCAGTCCTCATGAAGGATGGCTTTGTCATCAAAGTCGGCAATCTGACCCTGAAGGCCATCCATACGCCCGGTCATACCCCGGAGCACATGTCCTATCTCCTCACCGACCATCCGGCGGGCGAGACGCCGCACTCTTTCTTCACCGGCGACTTCGTCTTCATCGGCGATGTCGGACGTCCCGACCTCCTTGAGCGAGCCGCGAACTTCGTGGGCACCATGGAGAAGGGCGCACGGGTCCTATACGGTTCGTTGCAAAAGATCAAAGACCTGCCCGACTCCCTGCTGGTTTGGCCCGCCCACGGTGCCGGATCGGCGTGCGGAAAGTCGCTTGGTGGCAGTCCGGTTTCCTCGCTCGGCTACGAGCGAAAGACCAACTGGGCCTTCCAAATCAATAGCGAAGAGAAGTTCGTCGACGAAGTCCTCAGCGGCCAGCCCGAGCCTCCTTACTACTTCAAAGAGATGAAGCGGCTCAACAAGATCGGCCCGACTGTCCTCGGCTCCATGCCGAACGTACCCGCCAAGCAGGTCGCCGAAGGTCCACTCATCGACGTACGCAGCGCGGCTACCGTGCGCGGCAACTACTACCAAGGTTCCCTCGCCATCCCCAGCGGCAAAGGCCTCACCAACTGGGCCGGTTGGTTGCTCAAGTACGACGAACCGGTCACGCTGATTGCCGATTCCCAAGCGCAAGCTAACCAAGCTGCCCGCGACATGGCCACGATCGGCCTCGACGTTGTCGCCGGATGGATCGACCCAGTCGATCTCGATGCGTCGAAGTTTGCGCCGTTCGAAGAAACCACTTGCCAATCGCTCGATGGAACCGAAATCGTGCTCGACGTCCGCGGCATCAACGAGTGGCGCAACGGCCACGTCAACAGTTCAATGCACATTCCGCTTGGCTACCTTCGCGAGCGGCTGAACGAGTTGCCGCGCGATCGCAAGATCGTCGTCCACTGTGCCTCTGGCGGACGCTCGCCCATCGGCGTCTCTATCCTCAAGCAGGCCGGGTTCGAGCATGTCGCCGAAATCGCCGGTGGCATCACCGATATCACGCTCCGCTGTCCCACGTCCGTGGTTACCGCGTAG
- a CDS encoding DUF892 family protein, with translation MHAIQDMNSLYVESIRDLYNAENQLVRALPKMEDAATDPHLKEGFRNHLHETRNQMTRLESICRDLGVRPGGHVCRAMDGLIRECDELIDTVTEPSVLDAGLVGAAQKVEHYEISGYGTAREFARLLGYNEHIGMLQETLDEESSTDSKLTQIAENYVNRQAATTAGSR, from the coding sequence ATGCATGCGATTCAAGACATGAATTCCCTTTACGTAGAGAGCATTCGGGACCTCTACAACGCCGAAAACCAACTCGTGCGCGCCCTTCCAAAGATGGAGGATGCCGCAACCGACCCCCACCTGAAAGAAGGTTTCCGCAACCATCTGCACGAAACCCGAAATCAAATGACAAGGCTCGAATCGATCTGTCGCGACCTTGGCGTCCGTCCGGGAGGTCACGTTTGTCGGGCAATGGACGGGCTAATCCGAGAATGTGACGAACTCATCGACACCGTCACCGAGCCTTCGGTCCTTGACGCCGGTCTCGTGGGTGCGGCCCAGAAGGTCGAACACTACGAAATATCTGGCTATGGAACCGCGCGCGAGTTCGCTCGCCTCCTCGGTTACAACGAGCATATTGGCATGCTCCAAGAGACCCTCGACGAGGAATCGTCAACCGACTCGAAGCTAACCCAGATCGCCGAAAACTATGTCAATCGGCAGGCGGCAACGACCGCCGGATCGCGTTAG
- a CDS encoding sigma-70 family RNA polymerase sigma factor has product MSIVDSTRFEKLVNEHKDAVYRQMVRVCNHREDAEDALATALMQAFRAYDKLESDEAFRTWLATIGRRVCSRMRSHSGIQTAFEYAEEHDLVADNKSEFELAVLKGCVKDAVNELPEIYKDIYQKCEIEEKTVIEAAEELGITHNAAKSRLLRARVIVREKLDQSVCAA; this is encoded by the coding sequence TTGTCGATTGTGGATTCCACGCGGTTCGAGAAACTGGTGAATGAGCACAAGGACGCCGTCTACCGGCAGATGGTACGCGTCTGCAACCACCGCGAAGACGCTGAAGACGCTCTCGCGACTGCTCTCATGCAGGCGTTTCGAGCTTACGACAAGCTCGAATCCGATGAAGCATTCCGAACCTGGCTCGCCACCATCGGCCGACGCGTCTGCTCACGAATGCGCTCTCATTCTGGCATCCAAACCGCCTTCGAATACGCCGAGGAGCACGACTTGGTCGCTGACAATAAGTCCGAATTCGAGCTCGCCGTCCTCAAAGGGTGCGTGAAGGACGCCGTCAACGAACTCCCCGAGATCTACAAGGACATCTACCAAAAGTGCGAGATTGAGGAAAAAACCGTTATTGAAGCCGCCGAGGAACTGGGAATCACCCACAACGCCGCCAAATCCCGCCTGCTAAGGGCCCGGGTCATCGTTCGCGAGAAGCTCGACCAGTCCGTCTGCGCCGCCTGA
- a CDS encoding glycosidase: MASRFSLVERCEKNPILTARDWPYPVHTVFNPAATTLKDGTTLLLCRAEDFRGISHLVVAKSKNGIDGWEIAPEPTLYPDPDKRPEELWGLEDPRIVFMPEHDLYFITYTAYTRSGPGVAIAWTKDFESFEYGGLIMQPEDKNAALFPRSFDGNYVLLHRPISDGPAGIWLARSPDLTNWGSHEILLPARRGAWWDANRIGLACPPIETDKGWLVFYHGVRFNGAGVLYRVGLALFDLEHPNICKLRGDSWLFGPEQPYELHGDVGRVVFPCGYTLGEDGDTLNLYYGAADTCIALATTHISDLFDWLEEHGSTYVGMAGQPAEITDHLDSKPMY; the protein is encoded by the coding sequence ATGGCATCACGTTTTAGTCTTGTCGAACGTTGCGAGAAGAACCCGATTTTGACGGCGCGCGATTGGCCCTATCCTGTCCACACGGTGTTCAATCCTGCCGCGACGACTCTCAAAGACGGAACGACCCTTCTTTTGTGCCGCGCCGAGGACTTCCGCGGCATTTCGCATCTAGTCGTGGCCAAGTCGAAGAATGGCATCGACGGCTGGGAGATTGCCCCCGAGCCGACCTTGTACCCCGACCCGGACAAGCGACCAGAAGAACTTTGGGGATTGGAGGATCCGAGGATCGTGTTCATGCCAGAGCATGACCTTTACTTCATCACCTATACGGCTTACACCCGTAGCGGCCCCGGCGTGGCCATCGCCTGGACCAAGGACTTCGAATCTTTTGAATACGGCGGCCTGATCATGCAGCCGGAAGACAAGAACGCCGCCCTTTTCCCGCGCAGCTTTGACGGGAACTACGTTCTCCTCCATCGTCCCATCTCCGATGGCCCAGCGGGAATTTGGCTTGCTCGATCGCCTGACCTCACCAACTGGGGTTCGCACGAGATTTTGCTTCCCGCGAGGCGAGGTGCCTGGTGGGATGCGAACCGCATTGGCCTCGCTTGTCCACCCATCGAAACCGATAAGGGCTGGCTCGTGTTTTACCACGGTGTTCGATTCAACGGAGCTGGCGTCCTCTATCGAGTAGGGTTAGCGCTGTTCGACCTCGAGCATCCAAACATCTGCAAGCTTCGCGGCGACTCTTGGCTCTTTGGCCCGGAGCAGCCGTACGAGCTTCATGGCGATGTGGGGCGCGTGGTGTTCCCCTGCGGCTATACACTCGGCGAGGACGGCGACACTCTTAATCTGTACTATGGAGCAGCCGACACCTGCATCGCCCTTGCGACGACGCATATATCGGACCTCTTCGATTGGCTCGAAGAGCATGGATCTACCTACGTCGGCATGGCGGGACAGCCAGCCGAGATCACCGATCATCTCGATTCCAAGCCGATGTACTGA
- a CDS encoding M20/M25/M40 family metallo-hydrolase has product MLSILAVAAILAPQDANKTVIDSLRNKGLSELGAYSMLDELTSKIGARVSGSPEAARAVIWVGDKLKSIGATNVSQIACMVPHWTRGKGEYATMAEHWKLSICSLGGSVPTPHAGVEGEVVEVHSLKEAEALGAKAKGKIVFYNRGFDPTLPNTFAAYGGAVDQRTSGATVAAKNGAVAVLVRSMTLAKDDAPHTGAMRYGDGPQIPAAALGIQSADKLSEAIKHGPVKVKLVLNCKTLPDEPSANVIGEIKGSQYPDEVIAMGGHLDSWDLGRGAHDDGAGVTQAMEALRLIKELGLRPKRTIRVVAWMNEENGGRGAKAYADYAAKATEKHFAAMESDSGGFMPRAFGVSEDKLSKVADWLPYLSDFGIERFVAGGGDADNGPLAAVGAVLFALHPENQRYFDYHHSRNDTIDKVNPRELEMGALSMASLAWLISEDGDRLK; this is encoded by the coding sequence ATACTCGATGCTCGACGAGCTCACTTCCAAAATCGGCGCTCGAGTCAGCGGCTCGCCCGAGGCGGCCAGAGCTGTCATCTGGGTCGGCGATAAGCTGAAATCCATCGGCGCAACCAACGTCAGCCAGATCGCCTGCATGGTCCCCCATTGGACGCGTGGCAAAGGCGAATACGCCACCATGGCCGAACATTGGAAACTCTCGATCTGCTCACTGGGTGGCAGTGTTCCAACCCCCCACGCAGGCGTCGAAGGCGAAGTGGTCGAGGTTCACTCTCTCAAGGAAGCCGAAGCCCTCGGCGCAAAGGCGAAAGGCAAAATCGTTTTCTACAACCGAGGTTTCGATCCCACCCTCCCCAACACCTTCGCGGCCTATGGCGGCGCCGTCGACCAGCGAACCTCCGGCGCAACAGTCGCCGCCAAGAACGGAGCCGTTGCCGTCCTCGTCCGCTCGATGACTCTCGCCAAAGACGACGCTCCCCATACCGGTGCCATGCGCTACGGCGATGGACCCCAGATTCCCGCCGCCGCCCTTGGCATCCAATCCGCCGACAAACTGAGCGAAGCCATCAAGCACGGTCCGGTCAAAGTCAAGCTCGTCCTCAACTGCAAAACCCTCCCCGACGAGCCGTCCGCTAACGTGATCGGAGAGATCAAAGGCTCCCAATATCCCGACGAAGTCATCGCCATGGGCGGGCACCTCGATAGCTGGGACCTTGGGCGAGGCGCTCACGACGACGGCGCTGGTGTCACCCAAGCGATGGAAGCCCTACGCCTGATCAAGGAGCTTGGACTCAGGCCCAAGCGCACCATCCGTGTCGTGGCGTGGATGAACGAGGAGAACGGCGGTCGCGGCGCAAAGGCGTACGCCGACTACGCCGCCAAAGCGACCGAGAAGCACTTTGCCGCGATGGAATCCGACTCCGGTGGCTTCATGCCCCGCGCGTTCGGCGTCTCGGAAGACAAACTATCCAAGGTCGCCGACTGGCTCCCATATCTCAGCGACTTCGGAATCGAGCGATTCGTCGCCGGTGGTGGAGACGCCGACAATGGCCCGCTGGCCGCCGTTGGCGCTGTACTCTTCGCCCTCCACCCCGAGAACCAACGCTACTTCGACTACCACCACTCCCGTAACGACACCATCGACAAAGTGAACCCGCGCGAACTCGAAATGGGCGCTCTCTCGATGGCCTCCCTCGCGTGGCTCATCTCCGAAGACGGCGATCGGTTGAAGTAG